The sequence AAAAACTCTGGCAGGCAGTTGAACGGGGTGAAACCTTTTCGGGAAATATCCAGGGAAAAAGGGTCGCAACCCAGTTATACTGCGACGTCGTACCCATCAAAAAAGATGGGGTTATTGAAGGTGCGGTTATAACTCTCAGGGATATTCAGCAGATTAAGAAGCTGGTCAAAGCAGCTACGGTTAATGAAATAGAAACTCATTTCTCCCAGATCGTAGGGAACTCGAGAAAAATGAAAGAATTAAAGGCCATGGCTTTACATGTGGCACCAAGTAAGGCTACCCTCCTAATTCAGGGGGAAAGCGGAACCGGGAAAGAGCTGCTGGCACGGGCAATCCATCAAAGTAGTAAACGTAAAGGACATGCCTTTATCGCCATCAATTGTGGTGCCATTCCGGAAAACCTCCTGGAAAGCGAGTTGTTTGGCTATGAGGAAGGATCCTTTACCGGGGCTAAACGGGGTGGAAAAATCGGCAAATTTGAGCTGGCCCATAATGGTACTCTTTTTTTAGATGAGATTGGGGACATGCCCCTTCACCTACAAGTAAAGATTCTAAGAGTTCTTCAAGAGAGAAGGGTAGAACGAATCGGCAGTTCTCGCTCGATACCCGTAGATGTACGTGTCATTGCTGCGACTCACAGAGATTTAGATAACATGGTTAAAACCGGTGAATTCAGAGAAGACCTTTATTATCGACTAAATGTTATTCCTTTAACGATTCCGCCCTTACGTGAACGGTTAGAAGATGTTCCGATTCTAACCCAATTCTATTTAGATTATTATTCAGTAGTAACGGATAGGTCAGTAAGTGGAATTACTCCTGAAGCTATCGAGATTTTGTCACACTATACTTGGCCGGGAAATGTTCGCGAGCTGGGTAACGTGATCGAGTACTGTGTCACAATGGTTGCAGGGGGTATGATTACCGCAGATACGATGCCTAAGAGGATAAGAACCGAAAATAAAGCCGAAATCAAAGATTTATCTCTAAACCTTAAAGCTCTGGAGAGGGAAACAATTATGCGAGCCTTGACCCTCGTTAATATTGATGGGCATAAGGAAGACGCAGCAAAGTTGTTGGGAATTAGTAGAGCCTCCCTTTACCGTAAGATAAAGGAATACGAGATTGAGGAGAACAAGACTTTCACCTAAAATGGCAACAAATTTATGTTTCAAAGCTAGATTTCTGTCTCAAAATGAGACCGAATTCGAAGATTGTCGAAATCACGGCATCTTAGAGGTTTTTGCATTTTTATCTTGCAAATTACCGTCTCAAATTGAGATTGGAAAACGTGATAAAACTTCTGAAGCTGGGGAAAGATAGTTCTTGAATAAAGACTTTAACAATTTCTTTCCTGAGCTTTGAGCTGATATGGACAATTCTTACGAAGGAGGTTGAGCTCTCACCGAACTCAGATCTAAAATTATCAAGAAAAGCCTTTTAAAGCTAAGTTGGCATGGTTCTTGCTATATTTAACTGTGTAAGTTTAAAAGTCCAGCTTTAAAAAGTGATGAATTTACTTGACTTCAAGAG comes from Desulfosporosinus meridiei DSM 13257 and encodes:
- a CDS encoding sigma-54-dependent Fis family transcriptional regulator produces the protein MLYYLRNIKSTVQQTADAIAAALKIEVEIADADLVRVAGTGKYKSQCGCPMDDGFVYRHVLKTGEPVIIDNPGFNELCHPCPCKGNCMEYAEVAIPIRSEDQIIGVIGLVSFDEEQTKRLMDNKQSLLLFLEKMADLLVGKASEIQQNHDRDILTSQLVTVLNLLHDGILLVNDQQQITHYNTLAAKLLDIDEQEEQALYHLLENKKLWQAVERGETFSGNIQGKRVATQLYCDVVPIKKDGVIEGAVITLRDIQQIKKLVKAATVNEIETHFSQIVGNSRKMKELKAMALHVAPSKATLLIQGESGTGKELLARAIHQSSKRKGHAFIAINCGAIPENLLESELFGYEEGSFTGAKRGGKIGKFELAHNGTLFLDEIGDMPLHLQVKILRVLQERRVERIGSSRSIPVDVRVIAATHRDLDNMVKTGEFREDLYYRLNVIPLTIPPLRERLEDVPILTQFYLDYYSVVTDRSVSGITPEAIEILSHYTWPGNVRELGNVIEYCVTMVAGGMITADTMPKRIRTENKAEIKDLSLNLKALERETIMRALTLVNIDGHKEDAAKLLGISRASLYRKIKEYEIEENKTFT